Proteins from a genomic interval of Sporolactobacillus sp. Y61:
- a CDS encoding peptide ABC transporter substrate-binding protein: MLALALLLVFVLGACTAKPNASNEKSDGKQVLKLNNGAEPTSFNPPIGFDAQSWNALNNLMEGLTRLGKDHEPHPASAEKWDVSPDGKTYTFHIRKDAKWDNGDDLTAGDFEYAWKRLLNPETGSPAAFLGYLIEGGEAYNLKKGSADDVQVTAVDDKTLKVTLTAPQSYFLNMISNPAFFPVNQNVAEKNPKWYAEAKTFTGNGPFKLASWKHDSNMVFKKSTTYWDKKSVKLDEVDWAMVNDTNTEYQMYQTGELDSASVPPDLADQLFKEGKVKVEPQAGTYFFSMNVKMKPFDNAKIRKAFALAVDNKQIVDYVVKQKNDPAYGFVSPGFKDPGGEDFRKSNGNLYKYDPSEAKKLLAEGMKEEGYKTLPPVTLTYNTTDINKAVAEAVQEMYKKNLGVSVKLANMEWNVYGVDQKKGKFQFSRGSFLADYGDPINFLENFITGMPMNSMQWSNKEYDQLIKQAKTEKDDAKRYALMYQAEKLLMNEMPLFPVYFYNQGELQNSKVKGIVRHPVGYMELKWATKSN; the protein is encoded by the coding sequence ATGCTGGCGCTGGCTTTATTACTCGTGTTTGTGCTCGGCGCGTGTACAGCCAAACCCAATGCGTCAAATGAAAAATCAGATGGCAAGCAGGTTTTGAAATTGAACAATGGCGCAGAGCCGACATCGTTTAATCCACCAATCGGCTTCGATGCACAATCGTGGAATGCGCTGAACAACCTGATGGAAGGGCTGACACGTCTCGGTAAGGATCACGAACCGCATCCGGCATCTGCTGAAAAGTGGGATGTTTCTCCGGATGGCAAAACCTATACCTTCCATATTCGCAAAGACGCAAAGTGGGATAACGGTGATGACCTGACGGCCGGAGATTTTGAATACGCATGGAAACGACTCTTAAATCCGGAAACCGGCTCACCGGCCGCCTTTCTCGGCTACCTCATTGAAGGCGGCGAAGCCTATAATTTGAAAAAAGGCTCCGCTGATGATGTACAAGTAACAGCCGTTGATGACAAGACGTTAAAGGTTACGCTGACCGCACCGCAGTCTTATTTTCTGAATATGATTTCGAACCCGGCGTTCTTCCCGGTGAATCAAAACGTTGCTGAAAAAAATCCCAAATGGTACGCGGAAGCAAAGACATTTACAGGAAATGGCCCATTTAAGCTCGCTTCCTGGAAACATGATTCAAACATGGTCTTTAAAAAGAGCACGACATACTGGGACAAGAAAAGTGTCAAACTGGACGAAGTCGACTGGGCAATGGTTAACGATACCAACACTGAGTATCAGATGTACCAAACCGGAGAACTCGATTCGGCAAGCGTACCGCCGGATCTGGCCGATCAGTTGTTTAAAGAAGGAAAAGTCAAAGTAGAACCACAGGCCGGAACTTATTTCTTCAGCATGAATGTGAAGATGAAGCCCTTTGATAATGCCAAAATCAGAAAAGCGTTTGCGCTTGCCGTTGACAATAAGCAAATTGTCGATTATGTCGTGAAGCAAAAGAATGATCCGGCATACGGTTTTGTTTCTCCCGGATTTAAGGACCCGGGCGGAGAGGATTTCCGCAAGTCTAATGGCAATCTCTATAAATATGACCCTTCAGAAGCGAAAAAACTGCTGGCAGAAGGGATGAAAGAAGAAGGCTACAAGACGCTGCCGCCGGTCACGCTGACGTACAACACAACCGATATCAATAAGGCAGTTGCCGAAGCGGTTCAGGAAATGTATAAGAAAAATCTCGGCGTATCGGTGAAACTGGCCAACATGGAATGGAATGTTTATGGGGTGGATCAGAAGAAGGGCAAATTCCAGTTCTCCCGCGGCTCTTTCCTGGCGGATTACGGCGATCCGATCAACTTCCTGGAAAACTTCATCACCGGCATGCCGATGAACAGCATGCAGTGGAGCAACAAGGAATACGATCAGCTGATTAAACAGGCGAAGACTGAGAAAGACGATGCGAAGCGATATGCCCTGATGTATCAGGCTGAAAAACTGTTAATGAACGAGATGCCGCTCTTCCCGGTTTATTTCTACAACCAGGGTGAACTGCAGAATAGCAAGGTGAAAGGAATTGTTCGTCATCCGGTAGGCTACATGGAATTGAAATGGGCAACCAAATCAAACTGA
- a CDS encoding ABC transporter permease, producing the protein MIRANDLQEKITAQNVPEAWFRRLDRKKTVQQSLVRPGTSYWRDAWIQLTKNKLAMLGLGFLIFLMIAALFGPVVSPYSVTAQHLTLQNLSPSADHWFGTDELGRDVFTRTWYGARISLFVGIVAALVDLLIGVAYGGISGYIGGKTDLVMMRIIEILYGLPYLLVVILLMVVMGPSLLTIIVALTVTGWTGMARIVRGQVLQLKNYEFVTASRSFGSRPWRIVQKNLIPNTMGPIIVQMTLTVPSAIFSEAFLSFLGLGVQAPFASWGVMANDGLSALLAGYWWRLFFPALFISLTMFAFNILGDGLQDALDPKLRR; encoded by the coding sequence ATGATTCGTGCAAATGATCTGCAGGAAAAGATCACGGCGCAAAATGTTCCGGAAGCATGGTTTCGCCGTCTTGATCGCAAAAAAACGGTACAGCAGTCGCTTGTGCGGCCAGGTACTTCCTATTGGCGTGATGCCTGGATTCAGCTTACAAAAAATAAATTAGCGATGCTGGGCCTGGGTTTCCTGATTTTTCTCATGATTGCTGCCCTTTTTGGACCAGTTGTCTCCCCATACTCTGTGACGGCACAGCATCTGACTTTGCAGAATCTGTCCCCCTCGGCCGATCACTGGTTCGGTACCGATGAACTTGGACGCGATGTATTTACCCGGACCTGGTACGGGGCGCGAATTTCACTGTTCGTCGGCATTGTTGCCGCTCTGGTTGATCTCCTGATCGGTGTGGCCTATGGCGGAATCTCCGGCTATATCGGCGGGAAAACAGATCTTGTTATGATGCGAATCATTGAGATCCTTTACGGGCTGCCTTATCTTCTGGTCGTCATATTACTGATGGTTGTCATGGGCCCAAGCTTATTAACGATTATCGTCGCACTGACGGTTACAGGCTGGACGGGCATGGCACGCATTGTCAGAGGCCAGGTGCTTCAATTAAAAAATTATGAATTTGTCACGGCATCCAGATCATTTGGAAGCAGGCCCTGGCGCATTGTTCAAAAAAATCTGATTCCCAATACCATGGGTCCGATTATTGTTCAAATGACGTTAACCGTTCCATCGGCCATTTTTTCCGAAGCCTTTTTAAGTTTTCTCGGATTAGGCGTCCAGGCGCCCTTTGCAAGCTGGGGCGTCATGGCAAATGACGGATTGTCGGCACTGCTTGCCGGTTATTGGTGGCGCCTGTTTTTCCCGGCCCTCTTTATTTCATTAACGATGTTTGCATTTAATATTCTTGGTGACGGCCTGCAGGACGCACTCGATCCGAAGTTAAGGAGATGA
- a CDS encoding MFS transporter yields the protein MQFNKNRSERKSREKKVTIVNAGTARKAVVATSVGNAMEWFDFGIYSYLAVTIGQVFFPQVSGPAQLVFSFATFGIAFLVRPIGGLFFGMLGDRLGRKRILAITLIMMAMATLSIGLIPGYASIGIAAPILLLIARLVQGFSTGGEYSGAMTFIAESTPDRKRGVFSSGLEAGTLVGYIFGSGIVTLLSFLLGEEAMLAWGWRIPFLIATPIGIIGLYLREHMEETPAFKAVKRAREAKERRPASLRYILTYHWRALLIGLFLVFFYNVVNYTVLTYMPAHLSAMLGYNQTSGLLWLLIVMIVMIPIVLFMGHISDRIGARRVVQGGLIGLIVLTLPAFWLIGSGQSAAVFLGLLILAAFLASFQGTMPSLLPSLYFTSVRYGALSITYNVSTSLFGGTTPLVVAQLIQVTGNKLVPAYYMILSCLIGIVFVTFFVKETAGKPLRGSAPAVETKQEAQNVQSADRPLWWHSERKAIEHRMVDRAESR from the coding sequence ATGCAGTTTAACAAAAACAGATCTGAGAGAAAATCTCGGGAGAAAAAAGTGACGATTGTGAATGCGGGCACGGCCAGAAAAGCGGTCGTTGCCACTTCGGTCGGAAATGCGATGGAATGGTTTGATTTTGGCATTTATTCCTATTTGGCCGTAACGATTGGTCAAGTCTTTTTCCCTCAGGTGAGCGGCCCGGCTCAGCTCGTTTTTTCGTTCGCGACCTTTGGCATCGCTTTTCTTGTTCGTCCGATCGGCGGACTGTTTTTCGGAATGCTCGGCGACCGACTGGGCCGAAAGAGGATTCTGGCGATTACGTTAATCATGATGGCAATGGCGACGCTCAGCATCGGCTTGATCCCGGGTTATGCATCAATTGGGATCGCCGCGCCGATTCTGCTGCTCATTGCCCGTCTCGTTCAGGGATTTTCTACAGGCGGTGAATATTCCGGTGCGATGACATTCATCGCCGAATCCACGCCTGACAGAAAAAGAGGCGTTTTTTCCAGTGGGCTGGAAGCAGGCACTCTGGTCGGGTATATCTTCGGTTCCGGCATTGTCACACTGCTCTCCTTTCTGCTTGGTGAGGAGGCGATGCTGGCCTGGGGCTGGCGCATCCCTTTCCTGATCGCGACACCGATCGGGATTATCGGACTTTATCTTCGCGAGCACATGGAGGAGACGCCGGCGTTTAAAGCAGTGAAACGGGCACGTGAGGCAAAGGAACGCCGGCCGGCTTCGCTCCGATATATTCTGACGTATCACTGGCGGGCCCTGCTTATCGGACTATTTCTTGTTTTCTTCTACAACGTCGTCAATTATACAGTGTTAACGTATATGCCCGCCCATTTGAGCGCGATGCTTGGCTATAATCAGACATCGGGTCTGCTCTGGCTGCTTATTGTCATGATTGTCATGATTCCAATTGTTTTGTTCATGGGGCATATCAGTGATCGGATAGGCGCAAGGCGGGTCGTTCAGGGCGGATTGATCGGCCTCATCGTCCTGACACTGCCTGCCTTCTGGTTGATCGGAAGCGGTCAGTCGGCTGCTGTTTTCTTGGGCTTACTGATCCTCGCCGCTTTTCTGGCGTCTTTTCAGGGGACGATGCCGTCGCTTTTACCTTCCCTGTATTTTACGTCGGTGAGGTACGGTGCGTTGTCGATCACCTATAACGTGTCCACATCGCTGTTTGGCGGGACCACCCCGCTGGTTGTGGCTCAGCTCATTCAAGTCACTGGTAATAAGCTGGTCCCTGCTTATTACATGATTCTCTCCTGTCTGATCGGGATCGTGTTTGTCACCTTTTTTGTGAAAGAAACGGCCGGTAAGCCGCTTCGAGGATCGGCGCCTGCGGTTGAAACGAAACAGGAAGCACAGAACGTTCAATCCGCCGACAGACCTTTATGGTGGCATTCAGAGAGAAAAGCGATTGAGCACAGAATGGTCGATCGGGCAGAGTCGCGATGA
- a CDS encoding HAD hydrolase family protein, with translation MWCCSNNLFLLNRSCLIFKSGFPFFQMYQCYNKMKKGGIVMNPDQRICAFVFDLDGTLLNSRKEISERTQNALLRCAQTGKHLFIISREHS, from the coding sequence ATGTGGTGCTGTTCAAATAATTTATTTCTGCTGAATCGGTCCTGTCTCATTTTTAAGTCAGGTTTTCCCTTTTTTCAGATGTATCAATGCTATAATAAAATGAAAAAAGGCGGTATCGTCATGAATCCTGATCAACGGATTTGTGCGTTTGTTTTTGACCTGGACGGGACACTGCTTAACTCTCGAAAAGAGATATCGGAACGAACACAAAACGCATTGTTGCGCTGCGCACAAACAGGAAAGCATCTATTTATTATTAGCCGAGAACACTCGTGA
- the murI gene encoding glutamate racemase produces the protein MNIAVFDSGIGGMTVLHQIRKLMPNENFLYYADTAHLPYGEKPKNELKKYIFEAADFLVARDIKALVVACNTATSAAIEDLRQNYSIPIIGIEPAVKPAVIESQSEMKKVLVMATRLTLKEEKYHRLVERIDKHDIVDPLPMPKLVEFAEAFDFKPEDIVPYLQKQLQPFDLNQYGTVVLGCTHFPIFKDIIQQQFPKETHVIDGGLGTALNLKHTLERLHQIGGGSGRITYFKSGVEVKDTETLAHYDQLLKKLDAMP, from the coding sequence ATGAACATAGCTGTATTTGATTCCGGCATTGGCGGCATGACCGTCCTGCATCAGATCAGAAAACTGATGCCGAACGAAAATTTTCTCTATTATGCGGATACGGCGCATCTTCCGTATGGAGAAAAGCCGAAAAATGAATTGAAAAAGTATATTTTTGAAGCTGCTGACTTCCTGGTTGCCCGTGACATTAAGGCACTGGTGGTGGCCTGTAATACGGCAACGAGTGCAGCGATCGAAGACTTGCGCCAAAATTATTCAATTCCGATTATCGGCATTGAACCGGCTGTCAAACCGGCAGTGATTGAAAGCCAGTCGGAGATGAAAAAAGTTCTGGTGATGGCGACGCGGCTGACGCTGAAGGAAGAAAAATATCACCGTCTGGTCGAACGGATTGATAAGCATGATATTGTTGACCCGCTGCCGATGCCGAAACTGGTTGAATTTGCGGAAGCATTCGATTTTAAACCGGAGGATATTGTTCCTTATTTACAGAAACAACTGCAACCGTTTGATTTGAACCAGTACGGTACGGTGGTGCTTGGCTGCACCCATTTTCCCATTTTTAAAGACATCATTCAGCAGCAATTCCCCAAAGAAACACATGTGATTGACGGTGGGCTCGGAACTGCACTGAATCTGAAGCATACGCTGGAAAGACTGCATCAGATTGGCGGAGGAAGCGGCAGGATCACCTACTTCAAGTCCGGTGTAGAGGTTAAAGACACAGAAACTCTGGCGCATTATGATCAGCTGTTGAAAAAACTGGATGCCATGCCCTGA
- a CDS encoding ABC transporter ATP-binding protein, producing the protein MKKSSDKLLEVRDLHVSFQIHGGKVHAVRGVHFDIARGETLAIVGESGCGKSVTSLAIMGLIPKSHGEMITGSIRFRGTELTTLSAKKMRRIQGADISMIFQDPMTALNPTLTIGSQLTEGIIYQKKIAHQAAWQKATEMLERVGIANAEQRMKQYPHQFSGGMRQRIVIAMALICKPSLIIADEPTTALDVTIQAQILELFDQIQEETNVSMIMITHDLGVVAKTADRVAVMYAGKIVEMGNKRDIFYHARHPYTQALLNTIVRLDLPSDTLKPIEGAPPDLFAPPQGCSFCDRCPYAMEVCRHVQPPVTAVNDHHTADCWLLDKRAGAIRQKVETG; encoded by the coding sequence TTGAAAAAATCATCGGATAAGCTGCTGGAAGTGAGGGACCTGCATGTTTCTTTTCAAATTCATGGCGGAAAAGTCCATGCGGTTCGCGGTGTTCATTTTGATATAGCCCGGGGAGAGACGCTGGCGATCGTTGGCGAATCAGGATGCGGTAAGAGCGTTACGTCACTTGCGATAATGGGTCTGATCCCAAAATCGCATGGGGAGATGATTACCGGATCGATTCGATTCAGAGGTACGGAGCTGACGACGTTATCAGCAAAGAAGATGCGCCGTATTCAGGGCGCGGATATTTCGATGATCTTTCAAGACCCGATGACCGCGCTGAATCCAACCTTAACGATTGGTTCTCAGCTGACTGAAGGGATCATCTACCAAAAGAAAATAGCACATCAGGCCGCCTGGCAAAAAGCCACTGAGATGCTTGAACGGGTCGGCATAGCAAATGCAGAGCAGCGCATGAAACAATACCCGCATCAATTCAGCGGCGGGATGAGGCAGCGCATTGTCATTGCCATGGCCCTGATCTGTAAGCCGAGTCTCATTATTGCCGATGAACCGACCACAGCACTTGATGTCACGATTCAAGCGCAAATCCTGGAGTTGTTCGATCAAATTCAGGAAGAGACAAACGTCTCCATGATCATGATCACGCATGATTTAGGGGTCGTTGCCAAAACCGCAGATCGCGTGGCGGTGATGTATGCAGGAAAAATTGTCGAGATGGGCAACAAACGCGATATTTTCTATCACGCCCGGCATCCCTACACGCAGGCATTACTCAATACGATTGTCCGTCTCGACCTGCCTTCGGACACATTAAAGCCGATTGAAGGGGCGCCGCCGGATTTATTTGCGCCGCCGCAAGGGTGTTCATTTTGCGACAGATGTCCTTATGCCATGGAAGTTTGCCGTCATGTTCAACCGCCTGTGACTGCAGTAAATGATCATCATACTGCGGATTGCTGGCTTTTAGATAAAAGAGCCGGTGCCATTCGGCAAAAGGTTGAAACCGGTTAA
- a CDS encoding ABC transporter permease yields the protein MLRFVLKRFFAMLLTLWVIATLTFLLMHAIPGSPFNNINGKVLSDAAVKNLEAHYHIDQPLPVQYLIYLKSIATFTYGPSIKQPAQTVNDLLGRGFPVSFELGMWSLAVAVISGVILGIFAALKHNGLIDYLAMTLAVLGISIPNFVLATLLIQEFAVNLHLLPAGTWQGFSYMIMPIIALATGPMAIIARLIRSSMLEVLTQDYIRTARAKGLPPFIIVTKHALKNALLPAVTVLGTLAASILTGTFVIEKIFAIPGMGKYFVDSINSRDYPVIMGTTMFYSALLIFMLFLVDLAYGWLDPRIKQSKEGSQ from the coding sequence ATGCTGCGCTTTGTCTTGAAAAGATTTTTTGCCATGCTCTTAACTTTATGGGTCATTGCGACATTGACCTTTCTGCTCATGCATGCGATCCCGGGGTCACCCTTTAATAACATAAACGGAAAGGTATTGAGTGATGCTGCAGTAAAAAATCTTGAAGCGCATTATCATATTGATCAGCCGCTCCCGGTTCAGTATCTCATCTATCTTAAGTCCATTGCAACATTTACATATGGTCCGTCGATCAAACAGCCTGCGCAAACCGTGAATGATTTGCTTGGACGAGGGTTTCCGGTTTCATTTGAGCTGGGCATGTGGTCGCTTGCCGTCGCCGTGATATCAGGGGTTATTCTCGGTATTTTTGCCGCATTAAAGCATAATGGCCTGATTGATTATCTGGCCATGACCCTGGCTGTTCTGGGCATTTCAATTCCAAATTTTGTTCTGGCCACACTGCTGATCCAGGAATTTGCCGTGAATCTTCATTTGCTTCCGGCCGGCACATGGCAGGGGTTCTCGTACATGATTATGCCGATTATCGCGCTTGCGACCGGTCCGATGGCAATCATTGCGCGGCTGATCCGGTCCAGCATGCTTGAAGTGCTGACTCAGGATTATATTCGGACCGCCCGTGCTAAAGGGCTGCCGCCGTTTATTATCGTAACGAAGCATGCGTTGAAAAATGCGCTGCTACCCGCGGTAACGGTGCTTGGCACCCTGGCGGCAAGCATTTTGACCGGCACATTTGTCATTGAGAAAATTTTTGCTATCCCCGGTATGGGCAAATACTTTGTTGACAGCATCAATTCCAGAGACTACCCCGTCATTATGGGAACGACGATGTTCTACAGCGCCCTTTTGATCTTTATGCTCTTTCTCGTCGATCTCGCCTACGGCTGGCTTGATCCGCGAATTAAGCAGAGCAAGGAGGGGAGCCAATGA
- a CDS encoding oligopeptide/dipeptide ABC transporter ATP-binding protein has translation MGRTPLLKTEHLKKYFDMGRNQTLKAVDGIDLSIDAGETLGIVGESGCGKSTLGRTIMGLYEKTAGRITFRGRNVDQMNPSERFRLHRSMQMIFQDPYASLNPRSTVLELVAEPMDIHKTYKNQKERRAKVEGLLEEVGLNGSFLNRYPHEFSGGQRQRIGIARALALDPELIIADEPISALDVSVQAQVVYLLKRLQKEKGLTMMFIAHDLSMVKYISNRIGVMYLGHLVELTTSHELYEKPLHPYTKALLSAIPIPDPDIEEKRERILLKGEIPSPINPPTGCIFRTRCPYVMDVCAEKRPEFVEVENGHFAACHLHTRKTPKVTMRG, from the coding sequence ATGGGAAGGACCCCCCTTCTAAAAACAGAGCATTTGAAAAAGTATTTTGACATGGGTCGAAACCAGACGCTGAAAGCTGTTGACGGTATCGATCTCTCAATAGATGCCGGTGAGACGCTCGGCATTGTCGGCGAATCCGGCTGTGGTAAGTCAACACTCGGCCGCACCATTATGGGGCTCTACGAAAAAACAGCGGGCCGCATTACGTTTCGTGGCCGGAATGTCGATCAAATGAATCCTTCAGAACGGTTTCGTCTGCACCGCAGTATGCAAATGATTTTTCAGGATCCCTATGCCTCTTTGAACCCGCGATCAACGGTGCTGGAGCTGGTTGCTGAACCAATGGATATTCATAAAACGTATAAAAATCAGAAAGAACGCAGAGCGAAAGTCGAAGGACTGCTTGAAGAAGTTGGTTTAAATGGGAGCTTTCTGAATCGGTATCCGCATGAATTCAGCGGGGGACAGCGGCAGCGTATCGGTATTGCCCGTGCACTGGCACTTGATCCGGAATTGATCATTGCTGATGAACCGATTTCAGCCCTGGATGTGTCTGTTCAGGCACAGGTGGTCTACCTTTTGAAAAGACTTCAGAAGGAAAAAGGATTAACGATGATGTTCATTGCCCATGACCTCTCAATGGTGAAGTATATCAGTAACCGAATCGGTGTCATGTATCTCGGGCATCTTGTTGAATTGACGACAAGCCATGAACTGTACGAAAAACCGCTGCATCCATATACGAAAGCGCTGCTTTCTGCCATTCCGATCCCTGATCCTGATATTGAAGAAAAAAGAGAGCGAATTCTTTTAAAGGGAGAAATTCCAAGCCCGATTAATCCGCCGACCGGCTGTATTTTCCGAACCCGTTGTCCGTATGTCATGGATGTGTGTGCGGAAAAACGTCCGGAGTTTGTTGAGGTGGAAAACGGTCATTTTGCAGCCTGTCATCTTCATACAAGGAAAACGCCGAAAGTCACTATGCGCGGTTAA
- a CDS encoding CapA family protein: MKKTILTFLLLPLFLIAVFSSIQVDQLTQLADPEKADAEQLTPSKAEKQPASVEDPIRSERTAPSARTLTIGAIGDILIHSPVYQSAQTVSGYNFRPMLEAVKPYLQQPDILTANQESLWGGKKLGLSGYPMFNSPQEIGEAVKDAGVDIVSTANNHSLDRHEAGQTAALTYMDRIGMKHAGTYLNAEDAAKTEITTIRGIRIAWLSYTYGTNGVPIPENKGYLVNLIDRDKMSRDIRRAKEEADLVVVSIHWGTEYQLLPNGEQKSIAQFAVNEGADILFGAHPHVLQPMEWLTSEDGHRALVIYSLGNFLSGQIGEKRQIGGVATVQVTKRTRNGRSSIALSEPSFLPTYVARNHDFKVVPLKEAGAYGLPGAENKYQEIMSHVLSPVRRAR, encoded by the coding sequence ATGAAAAAAACAATACTGACTTTCCTTCTATTGCCTCTTTTTCTGATCGCCGTATTTTCTTCGATACAGGTGGATCAGCTGACACAGCTGGCTGATCCGGAAAAAGCCGACGCCGAGCAGCTGACGCCCTCGAAAGCTGAAAAACAGCCGGCTTCTGTCGAGGATCCGATCCGCTCTGAAAGAACAGCTCCCTCAGCCCGAACTCTTACCATCGGGGCCATCGGCGACATTCTGATCCACAGCCCGGTCTATCAGTCCGCTCAAACTGTGAGCGGATACAATTTCAGGCCGATGCTTGAAGCCGTAAAACCTTATTTACAGCAGCCCGACATTCTGACTGCCAACCAGGAATCGCTCTGGGGCGGAAAAAAGCTGGGCCTGTCCGGCTATCCGATGTTCAACAGTCCTCAGGAAATCGGTGAGGCTGTCAAGGATGCCGGCGTGGATATCGTTTCGACCGCAAATAACCATTCCCTTGACCGGCATGAAGCCGGACAGACTGCCGCATTAACGTATATGGACCGAATCGGCATGAAACATGCCGGAACCTATCTGAATGCAGAGGACGCGGCAAAAACCGAAATCACAACTATCCGGGGCATCCGTATTGCCTGGTTGTCCTATACCTATGGAACAAACGGGGTTCCGATCCCTGAGAACAAAGGATATCTGGTCAACCTGATCGACCGGGATAAGATGAGCCGGGATATCCGCCGGGCAAAGGAAGAAGCGGATCTGGTTGTCGTCAGCATCCACTGGGGCACGGAATACCAGCTCCTTCCCAATGGAGAGCAGAAATCGATCGCACAATTTGCCGTCAATGAAGGGGCGGATATTCTCTTCGGAGCGCATCCTCACGTCCTTCAGCCAATGGAGTGGCTAACGTCTGAGGACGGGCACCGCGCACTGGTTATCTATTCGCTCGGCAATTTTCTTTCCGGACAGATCGGTGAAAAAAGACAGATCGGCGGGGTAGCAACCGTTCAGGTCACGAAAAGAACACGGAATGGACGTTCATCCATTGCCCTGTCAGAACCGTCATTTCTGCCCACTTACGTTGCCCGTAATCATGACTTTAAAGTCGTCCCGCTGAAGGAGGCCGGAGCATACGGACTTCCCGGCGCCGAAAACAAATATCAGGAAATCATGAGCCATGTCCTCAGCCCGGTTCGGAGGGCCCGATAA
- a CDS encoding helix-turn-helix domain-containing protein: MVLKGLKLRIYPDKEQKLKIKF, from the coding sequence ATGGTATTAAAGGGTTTAAAGTTAAGAATATATCCTGACAAAGAACAAAAACTTAAAATTAAATTTTAA
- a CDS encoding GNAT family protein encodes MIRYEGKQIVIRNWTPADRDDWIYWMSPGRYWQKFDGPYYPRKSKEEIVQQVETYYQKLEKGTLDAPGKGLAISDKKTDKLIGNVGWYWESRETNWLCAGIAIYDPKQWGSGRGYEAFGLWTDYLFQAMPEIVRVDLRTWSGNFGMMKLAEKLGYTKEACFRKARIVNGKYYDSIGYGVLREEWEAWHPEGFQKDLVN; translated from the coding sequence ATGATTCGTTATGAAGGCAAACAAATCGTGATCCGTAACTGGACACCGGCAGATAGGGACGACTGGATCTACTGGATGTCACCGGGCCGGTACTGGCAGAAATTCGATGGACCGTATTATCCGCGAAAATCAAAAGAAGAAATCGTTCAGCAGGTCGAAACCTATTATCAGAAGCTGGAAAAGGGCACGCTGGATGCGCCAGGGAAAGGGCTGGCTATTTCTGATAAGAAGACGGACAAGTTGATCGGCAATGTCGGCTGGTACTGGGAGAGCAGGGAAACCAATTGGCTGTGTGCCGGGATCGCTATTTACGACCCGAAACAATGGGGTTCCGGTCGCGGATATGAAGCCTTTGGTTTATGGACCGATTACCTATTTCAAGCGATGCCGGAGATCGTCCGTGTCGATCTGCGCACCTGGTCCGGAAATTTCGGTATGATGAAGTTGGCAGAGAAGCTCGGTTACACCAAAGAAGCCTGCTTTCGCAAGGCACGCATCGTTAACGGAAAATACTACGATTCAATCGGATACGGCGTGCTGCGTGAAGAGTGGGAAGCCTGGCATCCCGAAGGCTTTCAGAAAGATCTGGTTAACTGA